The nucleotide sequence TGGCGGTGGTTTTTACAAGTTTGTAATTGAGTTTTACCACGAGGGAGAAGTAATAATAGGGTTAGAAAGTTCAAAAATCCAAACATAAAGGCAGCCTTAACGATGGGCTGCCTTTTCTACGCTAACGGGTAGAATAGCATAATGATATTTAAGGTTTATAACACGGTATGAGAATCTACATAAGAATACTAATAGCTAGTCGACCCCCAAATCATCTAGACTCGCTGTATACTCACCGGTTTTATCGAGTTCAATCAAACTCACGTTAACTTTTTTAATCTTTAGGATCTATTGCGGCGGCAATATTTCGTCCCATGTCAGGCTTTTCCGCAATAATGAGTGTCTTCAAATCATAATCGCTCCTTCTAAAACTCTCTAAGCAAATCTACCTATCATCTTCTGCCATGATCATAACGTTTTAAGTATTCTCGTTCTGGCTGCGACAGCCCACTCGATTTTTGTCAATACCTGGCAGTACGCTTCACTCATCTCTGCTACATTTGCTGTCTCCTCTGCTTGAGTCAGCACACGCCATACGTCACTCTTGCTTTTATACCAATCTAACTCCTTTGGCGGATCATGGTGCACAGGTCTCCAAACTTGACGCAGCGTTGGGGAAAACATCCGTTTTGCCTCTGAGCGTAGCTGACAGTTCATTAGTTTTACCTGATAAGGCTTGCCAGGATCTGTATTATTCACATCGTGAAAGAGATGGGGCCAATAATCTTTTCGCGAACCTGTGTGTGGCTGTTCCAATGCCCAAGTGTACGCTGCCTCCTGCCTTTTCTGGCCCCCGAATAGCAGACTGTACAGCCTTTTTCCCAAGCTGATTCTCTCTAATAAAGAGGCAAAATGAAACACTCGCTCACCCGCGAGCTGCAAGGAGCTTCCCTGTTCATCAGCCACTGTCCGATGGGGAAACAAGATCATATTCAGTTGCAAAAGCTCCTGTAGGGCAAACGGGATTGTGCGGACAACTGAATTTTGATAGGCCGGTTCTTTCATGACCTGTTCTTCCAAGTAGTTTTGTTCATTGATAATCAAGCCAATGGTGAGCAGCTCTTTGTCGGTGGTCTTCCAGAAATGATTCCAGATCGCCTGCATGAAAGTAGAGACGCCCAGATGAGGAAGTATATAAAAAAGGTTGGTCTGTCGCCTCACACTCTCTTCATACAGTAACAATTGAGGGTACGCATCGTGAAAAATCAGCCAGTTTCCCCGCTCCAAAAACGAAAAATAATCCTGCTGCTCTTTTGTTCGTAGCAAGCGAGGCAATAATTCTCCCCGCAAATCGGTCATACTCCATCCCGCATTACGCGATACGAGATGGGCCAATAGCGCCCAATGAATTTGTGGATGCTTTTGATAAAACGACAAATAGGCGCGCGTTCTGTCTATGTTGTCACGGTTGTGGGCGAGCGTCTCCTGCCTAATCTGCTCTACCGTCTTTTGATCTTGTGCTGGCAATGGTGCTGCTGTCGCCGTACGGACTTTCCCCAGATTTTTGGCAAGCGGCAAGCGAGATGCGTATTGGTACCACGAGAAACCCACCGATGCTCTTCCCCCTCTCTTCCTCAGGCGACGTATTTTATCGGGAGGTGAATGAGTTGCGTGAAGTCCAGCAAGAAATTAACCGCATTCAAGCCTTTTTGTTACAGCGCCAACAAGAGGATGGCACTTGGCGCTTTTGTCTGGAAAGCTCACCAATGACAGATTCTCACATGATCATCCTATTGCGCACGCTGGGTATTCATGATGAGCGTTTGATGGAGAAGCTCACTGCTCACATCACGTCTCTCCAACACGATAATGGGGCATGGAAGCTGTACCCTGACGAGCATGAAGGCCATCTATCTACGACGATTGATTCGTATTACGCCCTTCTGCTATCAGGCAAATACACGAAGGACGAACCGAGAATGGCTCTGGCTCGCTCGTTTATTTTGGAAAAGGGTGGGCTGACACAAGCGAACATGCTGACCAAATTCTCTACAGCCTTGACCGGCCAATACCAGTGGCCACCGCATTTTCTCGTTCCCGTCGAGATTGCTCTATTGCCCCCGAGCTTCCCTGTCAGCTTTTATGATTTTGTCGGGTACGCACGAGTCCATCTTGCCCCCATGATGATTGTGGCTGATCGCAAATATGTAAAAAAGCCTGACGATGCGCCAGACTTGTCCGATCTGTATGCAGATACACCTATCACTCGCGGGCTATATCCACATCGATTCTTAGAGAATTTCCTCCAAGAGGGGCAAGCGTTCCTCGCCACCATTCACGATTCCTTACAGCGTCTCCCCTTTTTACCCGGGCAACTGCACAAGCTCGCCCTACGGCGCCTGGAACAATACATCCTTGCGCGAATCGAGCCGGACGGTACTCTGTACAATTATTCGACCTCCACCTTATTCATGATTTTTGCGTTACTTGCTCGCGGTTATTCTCCGAAAGACCCTCTCATCCAAAAAGCGATGCAGGGCCTTACGAATAGTGTCTACGATTATGAAAACGGCGCACATTTGCAGTTAGCTACCTCAGCCGTCTGGGACACGGCACTCTTGGCTTCTTCTCTGCAAAAAAGCGGACTTTCTACCACACATCCCGCGATTCAAAAAGCAAATCGTTACCTGCTCCAAAAGCAGCAGCATACGTACGGTGACTGGAAAATTCGCAATCCAAATGGAAAGCCTGGCGGTTGGGGCTTTTCTGACTATAACACCATGAACCCGGATATTGATGATACGACGGCTGCTCTGCGCTCTCTGCGCCATCTTGCCCGTACGGATATCACAACAGCAGCCGCTTGGAATCGCGGTCTCGAATGGCTATTATCCATGCAAAACGACGATGGGGGCTGGCCTGCTTTTGAACGAAATACTGATGCTGATTTCATTCGCCACCTGCCGATCGAAGGAGCCGATACCGTCAGTACAGATCCCTCCTCTGCCGATTTGACAGGGAGGACTTTGGAATTTTTTGGAAACTATGCCGACCGAACATTGACTGACCCCCATGTAGAAAAAGGAGTCCGCTGGCTTCTCAAACATCAAGAGTCCGACGGCTCCTGGTATGGACGTTGGGGAATTGCTTACCTATATGGTACATGGGCTGCGATTACCGGACTGATGGCGATTGGCTTTTCCCCTACGGATCCCGCCATTCAAAAAGCGGTTGCGTGGCTGGTTGCCAACCAAAATCCCGACGGCGGCTGGGGAGAATCTTGCCAAAGCGATCAGAAAAAAACGTACGTCCCCCTCGGAGCAAGTACTCCCTCGCAGACAGCATGGGCAACCGATGCATTAATAGCCGTATCATCAAACCCGACACCAGAGCTTCAACGAGGGATTCGCTATTTGCTCACTCACAATCAAGCAAATGACTGGACAACTCGCTACCCGACTGGCGGGGGACGTCCTGGCGGCACTTACTTTGCTTATCACAGCTATCGTTGGATTTGGCCGTTGCTGGCTCTCAGCCACTACCAGACGAAATACGCGAACACGTAAAAAACACCTCTACCCTCTTCGCAAACCAAGGTCTAACGGCTGGAGAGGGACCTGGGGGGAATAAATCACGGCGTGTGGCGGCGTATCAAATATAGAGTAGCAAGACAGGACATCGGTGTCCCCAATCAGCACAATCGACGACTTATTTACGCCACCAAAGCTGAAATCACCGACGTCTATTTTTTTATTCGTCACCTTCATATTCATGGAACTTTTTCTCCTTTTCCTAAAACTCGCGCCTATCTATACATCGTATGCTGCTCACATGAGTTCGGTCGCAAAAACAGGTATGAACACCCACTGGCCTACGACATACAATACAGAGAGGATCTCTCCCAAAAGGATGTGCCGAACATGCCAGCATTCGTTGGAGTCATCAATGTAAACAACGTGGGCGGCGTTTTCAATGTCGGAGACGTCCGTAAAATCGCACCTACCACTTATGCCAAAACCTTCGCGGGTGGAGGATCATTCAATTCTGGTACCAATCTGTCCTTTAAAATTCCACGTAGCGTCGTCTACGTCAATGAACAATCCGATAATGATATTCCGCTTTTTGTAGAAGAAACGAACGATTTCAGGGCAAAGGGACGAGATTTCGCATGAATTTTTTTGTGACGCAACATATCGTCATCAATTCACTCAAGATCGAAGGCATAAGCAACTCTTCGGTGTGCCAAATAGGAAGCGCAGGGATTATCAAGCCCGTTTCCAAGCTGTACAACACCGGCGGATTCACAGAGCCAGCACCACAGGTGGGACCTCTACCCTCAACCGGTGCGGAAGAATTCGTGCCCCTCATTCCATTGGTTCAGCCTTCACCTGTTCGCTCTGGCACTCTTAGATGAAGAAGGATGGTCGTCATGTACATGGATCCCGAAATGATGCAGTATATTCAACAGTTACATGACTATATACAATTGCAAAACGATAAGATCGAGAAATTGAAGCAAATGATTGAACAGCTTCAGCAAGATGTAAATGATCTCAAGGAAAAACAGATTCCTTCCGTCATCAAAAACGAGTACAAATTCGACCTGCTAAAAGTTGAGCGACTGGAAGGGACTCTCAATATCGGTTTAAACCCGAAAGGAAATGATGCAGGAATCGGTGATTTTTCCATCAATCAATCGATGGATGTCCCTAATCCGCACCAAAGCAATGCCCCACTTTTTGACCGTGTCCAGAAAGAAATTTATCAATACTTAGAGCAAGATGCCTACCTCGTTCTTGAAAGAATCGAAACAGAGTGCAACTATCCACTGGATAACAATTATCGTGCCTTTATCTTGGATGACATTAAAAAGCAGATCGATCAACGGATTAGGTATTACCTGAGCGAGCTCCCTACCGATGAACTAGAACCAGAGCAGCTCGATGCTTTCGTGCAAAATACGGTCCAAAAAGTGAAACGGGATATCAACAAGACCTGCGAAACATTCGTGAAAAATTTGCCTCGTGAGGTGAACGAACCATGATGAGGTATCAAGTGATTAACGAAGCCATTTGTGTAAAGAAGGTCTCTGTCAGTGCTCTCACTTCTGCCGCTTCCTTGTTTATTGGGGACACACAGACAGTAGACCTCAGAGCGATTTATGAAACGCCACCCGAAAAAATGATTGTCGGAGCCACGATCCCGATTGATACTGCGCTGCCTGCTTCATAAGGAGGGTTGTCACCATGTACCGAAGGACCAGTCATGTCCGTAAGCTGGATGTTCTCTCGGTCGATACCTCATCTGTTCTGCAAATAGGTGATTCGCGGCAGATTGATGCTGTCGCAAACATATTAGCTGTCCAACGCGAGCAGGCCATCTTCTATGAAAATGAATTTATGTTTGAGAATTACTCGGCCTTTTCCGTTCCTTTAACTCCCCCTAGTCTCTCAGATCCGATTTGCATCGATACGTTCCACGACTGCCCGTACATTTTCATCCGAAAAGTGGAAGTCCCTTTCTTAGCAGGATCCTCCGTTGTCCATGTTGGTTCGAACGAATCCATAAAACTCGAAACACGAGTCGTAAATATTCGTCACATTTTCCGAGAAGAGCCAAAAACTGGAGGGAGGGGGTAAGCTGTGCCTTCTGTCATTGGAGCTGTCAATATCAATAATAATTCGGGTACAGTTAACTTCGGAGATACGCTCAACATATCGCCAAAAACAGCCGCCAAGACATTCTCCGGTTCAGGAGGCGGCAACACAGGTAACGTCGTCAACACGCTCAATGGTGTCAACGCAACGAATACACTGGACCCCAATGTCGTCGATCAACCGATGTTTGGGAACATCTAATCCCGGCAGTGTTAATGTCTTTCCATTGACACTGTTTTTATTTTGGCTGAAAACGAAACAAAAAAGGAGGCACGAGGCCCCCTGACTACAATATTTCAATATACCCCTCTGTTCCATTCACGCGAATTCGTTGCCCGTCTTTTATCAGAGTGGTAGCATTTTCCACACCGACAACTGCTGGCAAGCCATATTCACGCGCGATAACTGCCCCATGGGTCATCAGTCCACCCACTTCGGTGACCAGACCTTTTATGGATACAAACAACGGTGTCCAGCCAGGGTCCGTAAAGGAGGTGACTAATATATCTCCCTCTTCAAGATCAGCATCTTCCATGTTTAAGATGACTCGTGCTCGCCCCTCTATAACTCCGGAAGAAACAGGTAGACTTACAATCGCATTGGCAGGCAGATTTTCTCTTTTGTACTCACCTGCAATGATTTCACCATCTGACGTGATTACACGTGGGGGAGTCAATTTTTCAAAAAACTTGTAATCGTCTTTTCGCTTGCTGATGATCTCATCATCCAATTTGTTTGTGCGTACGACCTCGTGAAGTTCTTCAAAAGTGAGATAGTATATATCTTCTTTGTCATGAATAACGCGATCTTGTACGAGTCGTTCGGCTTCTTTTAGTAAAGCCTGCTTATAAGCGAAGTAGCGATTCACCATGCCGTATTTTGGATATTCCCTAAACCCGATGAAATTCCGGATGAGGTCGATCATTTGTTTTGTTTCTTTTGCTTTTTGTTCACCATCCGGTAATTGCTTCAATCGCTCTACTAACTCTTGTTCTTTTTCCAAGGCTTCCTGTCGCCCATGCTCAAATTTCCGATTGCCAGCATTCGGCTCAAAGTTTTTGATGTTACCTAGAATCATCGGGACAAGTGTCATTGGCTTTTCACTCCAACGAGTTCTCGTAAGATCGATTTCTCCGGCACATCTCATTCCGTATTTCGTGAGATAAGCATAGATTGCGTCTTTCGTTTCCTGGCCACCTTCAAGCTGAACCAGTTCATCCAAAAAGTTATCTTCTTTTACATGCTGTAAAAAATCAATTACTTCTGGATAAGGACGAACGACATCTGCAACATCCATTAGCGCCAGCCCCATTTCCGAAGTAATATTGTTTGGCACAGATTGAGAAAGCGTGTCTGCTACGTTTTTTTCCCCCAACCACTCATTCATTTTTTCGTTGATCCATTTTGAAGCATTCATAGCAGCCGTTATTACACCGATGTTTTGTGGATCAAATAAAATCTTCTTTAATTGCTGGATGTCTTCTCGAATAAAATCAAACAAATCCGGTCCTGATTTCGTTTGGATGTTATGCTTCAACTCTTCGATCGATATTTGCATGCGCTTAATCAAATCAGAAACAATTGTCGGATCGTTTTCGAATTGTTCTTGAAAACCCAAAGCCGACATACCTGGATTGCTTTGACCGGGACTCTGCTCTTTTTTATCGTTTGGTAACAATTGTATAAAATCTCCTCGCTCTATTACGGTCATAAGCGCGTCTTTTATAAGCGGATCGGATTGTCCCAAAGTATCTAATATGAGTTGTCTGCTGTCAGGTGAAGCGAGCATATTTGTAACATCAACAAACAACCTTCCACCCGCTTTGCGCATAGGTGCAGGAGTCGTTAACAGGAAAAAAGACAGTCCCAATGGTTTCATGGGGTCAGTCATCATTTGTTGATGGCCAACAGATACATAGACGTGATTATCTGGATCATTCGCTTCAGGGATGGGGTATAAAGTCGTAATTGGACGACTCTGGACAATATAAAAAGTGTCATCAACCAAACACCATTCGATATCTTGTGGGCAACCAAAATAAGCTTCGATCTGTCTTCCAATGCGTGCCAGTTGTAAAATTTGTTGTTCAGTAAGTGTTTGGGTCTTTTGCTGATCAGGATCAATCTGCTGTGTCTCTGTTCCGCCTTC is from Brevibacillus brevis and encodes:
- a CDS encoding DUF2515 domain-containing protein codes for the protein MGFSWYQYASRLPLAKNLGKVRTATAAPLPAQDQKTVEQIRQETLAHNRDNIDRTRAYLSFYQKHPQIHWALLAHLVSRNAGWSMTDLRGELLPRLLRTKEQQDYFSFLERGNWLIFHDAYPQLLLYEESVRRQTNLFYILPHLGVSTFMQAIWNHFWKTTDKELLTIGLIINEQNYLEEQVMKEPAYQNSVVRTIPFALQELLQLNMILFPHRTVADEQGSSLQLAGERVFHFASLLERISLGKRLYSLLFGGQKRQEAAYTWALEQPHTGSRKDYWPHLFHDVNNTDPGKPYQVKLMNCQLRSEAKRMFSPTLRQVWRPVHHDPPKELDWYKSKSDVWRVLTQAEETANVAEMSEAYCQVLTKIEWAVAARTRILKTL
- the shc gene encoding squalene--hopene cyclase; translation: MRIGTTRNPPMLFPLSSSGDVFYREVNELREVQQEINRIQAFLLQRQQEDGTWRFCLESSPMTDSHMIILLRTLGIHDERLMEKLTAHITSLQHDNGAWKLYPDEHEGHLSTTIDSYYALLLSGKYTKDEPRMALARSFILEKGGLTQANMLTKFSTALTGQYQWPPHFLVPVEIALLPPSFPVSFYDFVGYARVHLAPMMIVADRKYVKKPDDAPDLSDLYADTPITRGLYPHRFLENFLQEGQAFLATIHDSLQRLPFLPGQLHKLALRRLEQYILARIEPDGTLYNYSTSTLFMIFALLARGYSPKDPLIQKAMQGLTNSVYDYENGAHLQLATSAVWDTALLASSLQKSGLSTTHPAIQKANRYLLQKQQHTYGDWKIRNPNGKPGGWGFSDYNTMNPDIDDTTAALRSLRHLARTDITTAAAWNRGLEWLLSMQNDDGGWPAFERNTDADFIRHLPIEGADTVSTDPSSADLTGRTLEFFGNYADRTLTDPHVEKGVRWLLKHQESDGSWYGRWGIAYLYGTWAAITGLMAIGFSPTDPAIQKAVAWLVANQNPDGGWGESCQSDQKKTYVPLGASTPSQTAWATDALIAVSSNPTPELQRGIRYLLTHNQANDWTTRYPTGGGRPGGTYFAYHSYRWIWPLLALSHYQTKYANT
- a CDS encoding spore germination protein produces the protein MPAFVGVINVNNVGGVFNVGDVRKIAPTTYAKTFAGGGSFNSGTNLSFKIPRSVVYVNEQSDNDIPLFVEETNDFRAKGRDFA
- a CDS encoding spore germination protein GerPB yields the protein MNFFVTQHIVINSLKIEGISNSSVCQIGSAGIIKPVSKLYNTGGFTEPAPQVGPLPSTGAEEFVPLIPLVQPSPVRSGTLR
- a CDS encoding spore germination protein GerPC; protein product: MYMDPEMMQYIQQLHDYIQLQNDKIEKLKQMIEQLQQDVNDLKEKQIPSVIKNEYKFDLLKVERLEGTLNIGLNPKGNDAGIGDFSINQSMDVPNPHQSNAPLFDRVQKEIYQYLEQDAYLVLERIETECNYPLDNNYRAFILDDIKKQIDQRIRYYLSELPTDELEPEQLDAFVQNTVQKVKRDINKTCETFVKNLPREVNEP
- a CDS encoding spore germination protein GerPE, producing MYRRTSHVRKLDVLSVDTSSVLQIGDSRQIDAVANILAVQREQAIFYENEFMFENYSAFSVPLTPPSLSDPICIDTFHDCPYIFIRKVEVPFLAGSSVVHVGSNESIKLETRVVNIRHIFREEPKTGGRG
- a CDS encoding spore germination protein produces the protein MPSVIGAVNINNNSGTVNFGDTLNISPKTAAKTFSGSGGGNTGNVVNTLNGVNATNTLDPNVVDQPMFGNI
- the ppsA gene encoding phosphoenolpyruvate synthase translates to MSSLVLGFQEMDKTQLLLVGGKGLHLGELSKIQGIQVPEGFCVTTVGYQKAIEQNEAYHALLAQLTMLNVQDRDQIGEICRKIRQIIMEVEIPSDVVKAVTHYLSQFGEEHAYAVRSSATAEDLPHASFAGQQDTYLNIIGKEAILQHISKCWASLFTDRAVIYRMQNGFDHSHVYLSVIVQKMVFSQASGILFTADPITSNRKLLSIDASYGLGEALVSGLVSADCYKVQEGEIVDKRIATKSLAIYGRKEGGTETQQIDPDQQKTQTLTEQQILQLARIGRQIEAYFGCPQDIEWCLVDDTFYIVQSRPITTLYPIPEANDPDNHVYVSVGHQQMMTDPMKPLGLSFFLLTTPAPMRKAGGRLFVDVTNMLASPDSRQLILDTLGQSDPLIKDALMTVIERGDFIQLLPNDKKEQSPGQSNPGMSALGFQEQFENDPTIVSDLIKRMQISIEELKHNIQTKSGPDLFDFIREDIQQLKKILFDPQNIGVITAAMNASKWINEKMNEWLGEKNVADTLSQSVPNNITSEMGLALMDVADVVRPYPEVIDFLQHVKEDNFLDELVQLEGGQETKDAIYAYLTKYGMRCAGEIDLTRTRWSEKPMTLVPMILGNIKNFEPNAGNRKFEHGRQEALEKEQELVERLKQLPDGEQKAKETKQMIDLIRNFIGFREYPKYGMVNRYFAYKQALLKEAERLVQDRVIHDKEDIYYLTFEELHEVVRTNKLDDEIISKRKDDYKFFEKLTPPRVITSDGEIIAGEYKRENLPANAIVSLPVSSGVIEGRARVILNMEDADLEEGDILVTSFTDPGWTPLFVSIKGLVTEVGGLMTHGAVIAREYGLPAVVGVENATTLIKDGQRIRVNGTEGYIEIL